The sequence AAGAAGACCTGCTTTTTATCGGTAATCAATATAGGCTAGCGATTGAACGGTATTACTATGCAACCCCTGGCAATGCCAAGGCGTTGCCGATGCGTTTGGATGAGCTGATTGAAGACCAGAGATTTCCCATACCTGTGCGGCATTTACGCCGCCTCTACCTCGACCCGATGACGGGCGAGCCGTTTGAATTAATCCATATCGGGGAACAGATTCATGGTGTGGCGAGCACATCGCAGAAAAAAGCCATTAAACGAAGCGGTTTTTTTCCACCTTACACAGCGTTCGAAGTCATAGAAACATACGATCAGTGGAAGTTTTTATTCACCCCGCCGCGAGGCAGAAAAGCAATATCTGTCACACCGAAAGTAGCAGCAAAACAAGAAAAAAATCAGGGAGTAAAACCATGAGCCATCGCGTCTTAATCGTTGAAAATCATAATTTATTACGAGAAGGCCTCCGATCCATGATCATGCGACTGCCCAACTATGAAGTTGTTGGTACAGCGCGGGACGGCAAGGAGGCAATACAGAATGCTGTTCTTTTGCAACCCGATCTGATTTTAATGGATCTGTCCATGCCTGGCATCAATGGGATTGAAGCTACTGCACAAATAAAACGACGCCTGCCTAACATCCGTATCCTTGCGCTAACAGGATATAAAACCGACGAATACGTACGCGAGGCGTTTCGGGCCGGGGCGGATGGCTATGCACTCAAAGATTCTTCGTATGAAGAATTTATTGGTGCGATGCATACCGTCGTTACGGGGAAAAAATTCATCTGTCCAGACTTGTCTGTGCACCTGATCGATATTATTTTACGCGGCGACGCAGAGCCGGCAACCGTTGCCCGGTGGAGTACACTGACCTCCCGTGAACGCAGCATCATTAAGCTAATCGCGGAAGGTCGTACGAATCGCTTGGCTGCTGAGTTTCTTAACATCAGCTCTAAGACAGTCGAAAAGCATCGGGCCAATTTGATGCACAAACTTGGGCTTAAGAATGCAACAGAACTTGTGCTATTTGCGTTGAATATGGGATTAATTGAAAACAAAAACGAACCCAAGACTGTAGTAATCTCGGATTAGCTAATCGCACAACCACTCGAGTATAGGCAGACTCCCTATCCACTGCCGCGAATAGCTTCCATTGATCACTAAATGGATAAGATGTTCCCGCGCCAGTCCGCTTTACTTTATAAACTAAGGATGTATTACTAATCTCTTCATAATTAACGCCAATATACAGTGGCCCTTTTTCGTATTCGGCCGCCAAATGCATATTGTTATTGCCACTAACCTCCGGCAACGGTGTGCCGCCGCCAACAGCTACTCTCGCAAACGCCCCCTGGATTTTGAACCCGCTCATATCTGGCGAAAAAATGCCAATCGCATTGTCCACTCGGGGACTGCACCGAACATATCTTTTGGCGTGCGGTTCATTTACTGTAGACACCATCATCCACTCCGCCACGCGCACAATAGACGCCGCTCACGGACCGCTTACGATGAATGGATACATGCTTCCCAGCACTAAGCCATTGATAATTTGTTAGATAAAGGTATCCGTGATTTCCTTGTTATGTAACGATTTTTATGTTGGATTTTGGTAAATCCCCGACAAAGTCGAGGATTACCTTATGGATGGCTACAAGCGTTGAGGTTATTGATAAATGCGGCAGTTCCCCACAGTGAAGCTATCCATCGAACTTGTACTGTTCAAATTAAAACTTGTGCCGCAGACCGATACCTACACCGTTGCGCGTTGAGGCGGCATTGGCGCTGCCGGCTCCGAGGCTGGCGCCGGCAAACGGCATGACCCCGTTGACATCCTGGATTTCACCGCCGGACAGGGACGTGCGGTCGATTTCAACGTAGATATCTGTGCGCTTGGAGAAATTGTAATCAGCAACCGCATAGAGGGTCGAGACCCTGCCGCTGTCGCCTGCGGACGAAACGTTTTTAATCGAATCACTCATGTAGCCGAGGATAAAGCTAGTAACCGCTGTAGCCTGATACAAGATGCCCGCAGTCCACACGCTATCGGTACGCTTGAGCGTATTGCCTGCGTTGGAAAGCAAGGTGGTATTGGCAAGCGCCCCACCACTATTGGACGCCGCCTTGGCGAAACCAGGATCACGCTTGGCGTTGAAGTATTGCACGTACAGGGTCGCTGGACCAGCAACATACGATCCGCCCAAGCCGGCGACCTTGAGCAACGCAGAGTTGGCATCCTTCGATTGCTGATAAACGCCGCCGATGCTCAACGGGCCTTGCGTATAACTCAGTGCGGCACCGCTTGTTGCGCCAATGCTGGTTTGCCCTGCCCTCTCTCCGACCGAGTATTGAAGTTCAGCCGTGACCGGGCCAAAGCTCTTGGTGTACTTCAACGTGTTGTCAAAGCGGGTGCCATAGTAGAAGGAGGCCCATTCGTTTTCGTTGAAGTTACCAATCCCCAAAGGATCGTAGTTGCTCAGTAGGTCATTGGCAATACCATATTGGCGCCCAAGGTCGAGCTCACCCCAACTCTTGTCCTTTAGACCGACAAATGCCTGACGGCCGAAGATCTGCCCTTGCTGGTCAATCGCGCCATTGTTGCTCTGGAAACCGTTTTCAAGTTTAAACACGGCGGAGGTCCCTCCACCCAGGTCTTCCTCTCCCTTAAATCCAACACGCGAACCCTGAAAAGCCCCTTCGGTCATCGCCGTCTGGCTGCCTAATTTACCGTTTGATGTCACCTGATTATTTGTGTAACGGATGGCAGTATCGATCACGCCATACATCGTGACGTTCGTTTGCGCAAATGCCGTAGAGGATAATGTGCCCATTACGGACAGTGTTAATATTGTTTTTTTCATTGAATAACCCTGGATATAAGTTATAAAAAATTTTTCAGAAGCGAGACACAATGCGCACTAATGCGCACTTCTTCCACGCTTTAATTCCCCACACCTTTGCATGAGCGTTTCAAACGCTCTCTACCAGAATGACGTCAAATTATCTTCATAAATATCCTCGTGAAAATTCTAAAAATAAGAAACTAAGGCAATTGGAACGACTTGAATTTGATGTATTTTTTGATCAATATCAGACTGAATTTTCAGAGAAGATATGAAAGCAGCCCTTCTATGTCAATGCCGGAGTAAAGATGTACCAAATGGCGCGTTAAAAGTGTACCAATCCGGGTTAATAAATAGAGCCGTTGAGGGCCTGAATTATTCTCTTTTCAATGCACATTTCTATACTCTGCAGAGTTGGGGTGGCGGGCGCAGCGCAGCGTAGCCCGTTCCCTCAAGACGTTGCTTTTACGGGTTGGCCCCTCCTTTTTCAGCAGTGCTGTTTGGTTTGACATTGCGCTGTTGCCGTTTCTTGCTGGTGGCCAATCGATACGATTCGCCGTTCATTTCCAGGATGTGGACGTGATGGGTAAGCCGGTCAAGCAAGGCGCCAGTCAGCCGCTCCGAACCGAGGACGCTGGTCCACTCGTCAAACGGTAAATTCGAGGTCACCAGCGTGGCACCGTGCTCATAGCGTCGGCTAAAGACCTCAAACAACAATTCCGCACCGACCGCTGTGAACGGCACATAGCCCAGTTCATCGATAATCAGTAACTTCACGTTAGTCAGTTGCTTTTGCAAGGCACGCAGTCGTTTCTCGTCACGCGCTTCCATCAGTTCATGGACCAGGGCGGCGGCCGTCGTAAAGGCAACGCTGTGTCCTTTCTGACAGGCAGCTAATCCTAGTGCCAGCGCAGTATGCGTCTTGCCAACACCCGAAGGTCCTAACGCGATGACGTTCTCGCGCTTATCAATCCACTCACAGCGTGTCAGTTCGAGCACCAGGGATTTGTTTAAGGTTGGCATCGCCATGAAGTCGAAGGTATCCAGACTCTTGGTCACCGGAAACCTGGCCAGACGGATGCGCCGCTCCATCGTGCGGCGTTCACGGTCGATACGTTCGAGTTCGCACAACCGTAATAAATAGCGTGGGTAATCTACGCCTTCACGCGCGCAGTCGGCGCCGACCTTCTCATACTCCCGGGCAAAGGTCGGCAGCTTCAGGGCTTTGAAGTGGTTGACCAACAGTACCTGCGGTGCCACCGTGGTGGTCTCGGACAGCGCCGCGCTGTTGGCGTTCATGCGAGGTCTCCGGTAACAGGTTGCGTCAGTAGCGCATTCCCGCTGAGCAAGCT is a genomic window of Glaciimonas sp. CA11.2 containing:
- a CDS encoding type II secretion system protein, with protein sequence MQNKYLTTRPSRGIVLLALLLTLALMGIALMGAVSWWSLERQRENEEDLLFIGNQYRLAIERYYYATPGNAKALPMRLDELIEDQRFPIPVRHLRRLYLDPMTGEPFELIHIGEQIHGVASTSQKKAIKRSGFFPPYTAFEVIETYDQWKFLFTPPRGRKAISVTPKVAAKQEKNQGVKP
- a CDS encoding response regulator; this encodes MIMRLPNYEVVGTARDGKEAIQNAVLLQPDLILMDLSMPGINGIEATAQIKRRLPNIRILALTGYKTDEYVREAFRAGADGYALKDSSYEEFIGAMHTVVTGKKFICPDLSVHLIDIILRGDAEPATVARWSTLTSRERSIIKLIAEGRTNRLAAEFLNISSKTVEKHRANLMHKLGLKNATELVLFALNMGLIENKNEPKTVVISD
- a CDS encoding porin; this encodes MMVSTVNEPHAKRYVRCSPRVDNAIGIFSPDMSGFKIQGAFARVAVGGGTPLPEVSGNNNMHLAAEYEKGPLYIGVNYEEISNTSLVYKVKRTGAGTSYPFSDQWKLFAAVDRESAYTRVVVRLANPRLLQSWVRFCFQLIPYSTQIAQVLLHS
- a CDS encoding porin — its product is MGTLSSTAFAQTNVTMYGVIDTAIRYTNNQVTSNGKLGSQTAMTEGAFQGSRVGFKGEEDLGGGTSAVFKLENGFQSNNGAIDQQGQIFGRQAFVGLKDKSWGELDLGRQYGIANDLLSNYDPLGIGNFNENEWASFYYGTRFDNTLKYTKSFGPVTAELQYSVGERAGQTSIGATSGAALSYTQGPLSIGGVYQQSKDANSALLKVAGLGGSYVAGPATLYVQYFNAKRDPGFAKAASNSGGALANTTLLSNAGNTLKRTDSVWTAGILYQATAVTSFILGYMSDSIKNVSSAGDSGRVSTLYAVADYNFSKRTDIYVEIDRTSLSGGEIQDVNGVMPFAGASLGAGSANAASTRNGVGIGLRHKF
- the istB gene encoding IS21-like element helper ATPase IstB, with protein sequence MNANSAALSETTTVAPQVLLVNHFKALKLPTFAREYEKVGADCAREGVDYPRYLLRLCELERIDRERRTMERRIRLARFPVTKSLDTFDFMAMPTLNKSLVLELTRCEWIDKRENVIALGPSGVGKTHTALALGLAACQKGHSVAFTTAAALVHELMEARDEKRLRALQKQLTNVKLLIIDELGYVPFTAVGAELLFEVFSRRYEHGATLVTSNLPFDEWTSVLGSERLTGALLDRLTHHVHILEMNGESYRLATSKKRQQRNVKPNSTAEKGGANP